A genome region from Maylandia zebra isolate NMK-2024a linkage group LG6, Mzebra_GT3a, whole genome shotgun sequence includes the following:
- the p4hb gene encoding protein disulfide-isomerase: MLKFLIFCTLAVAINAEIAEEEDVLVLKKSNFDEALQAHPNILVEFYAPWCGHCKALAPEYAKAAGMLKAESSDIRLAKVDATEETELAQEYGVRGYPTIKFFKGGDKESPKEYSAGRQADDIVNWLKKRTGPAVATLNEVTDAESLIADNEVAVIGFFKDAESAGAQAYEKAAQAIDDIPFAKTSSDAIYSKFEVSKDSVVLFKKFDEGRNTFDGELTKEALQSFVKANQLPLVIEFTEQTAPKIFGGEIKSHILMFLPKAASDFQDKMDQFKKAAEGFKGQILFIFIDSDIDDNQRILEFFGLKKEECPAIRLITLEDEMTKYKPESDAITAESITQFCKLFTEGKLKPHLMSQDIPKDWDKNPVKVLVGKNFEEVAFNPSKNVFVEFYAPWCGHCKQLAPIWEKLGEKYKDSADTIVAKMDSTANEIEAVKVHSFPTLKFFPAGEERKVIDYNGERTLEGFTKFLESGGKEGGAPAGDDDDDLEPEDLEDVEDDSDSEDGTDDDGHDEL; encoded by the exons ATGTTGAAGTTTCTGATTTTCTGCACACTGGCTGTGGCCATCAACGCTGAGATAGCCGAGGAAGAAGATGTCCTGGTGCTGAAGAAGAGTAACTTCGACGAGGCTCTCCAGGCTCACCCCAACATCCTGGTTGAGTTCT ATGCCCCATGGTGCGGTCACTGCAAGGCCCTGGCTCCAGAGTATGCCAAGGCTGCTGGCATGCTGAAGGCAGAGAGTTCAGACATCCGCCTGGCTAAAGTGGACGCCACAGAGGAAACAGAACTCGCCCAAGAGTACGGCGTCCGGGGATACCCCACCATAAAGTTCTTCAAGGGTGGAGACAAGGAATCTCCCAAAGAGTACTCAG cTGGCAGGCAGGCGGATGACATCGTCAACTGGCTGAAGAAGCGCACAGGGCCCGCCGTCGCCACCCTGAATGAGGTCACCGACGCAGAGTCTCTGATCGCTGATAATGAGGTGGCAGTCATCGGATTCTTCAAG GATGCAGAGTCTGCTGGTGCCCAGGCCTATGAAAAAGCAGCTCAGGCCATAGATGACATTCCCTTCGCCAAGACCTCCAGCGATGCCATTTACTCCAAGTTTGAAGTGTCCAAGGACAGCGTTGTCCTCTTCAAGAAG TTTGATGAGGGACGCAATACCTTCGATGGTGAGCTGACCAAAGAAGCGCTTCAGTCCTTTGTCAAGGCCAACCAGCTGCCCCTGGTCATTGAGTTCACCGAGCAG ACTGCCCCTAAAATCTTCGGCGGAGAAATCAAGTCCCACATCCTCATGTTCCTGCCCAAAGCTGCCTCAGACTTCCAGGACAAAATGGACCAGTTTAAGAAGGCCGCAGAGGGATTCAAGGGTCAG ATCCTGTTCATCTTCATCGACAGTGACATTGACGACAACCAGCGAATCTTGGAGTTCTTCGGCCTGAAGAAAGAGGAGTGCCCTGCCATCCGCCTCATCACTCTGGAGGACGAGATGACCAAGTACAAGCCAGAGAGCGACGCCATCACTGCAGAAAGCATCACTCAGTTCTGCAAACTGTTCACTGAGGGCAAACTCAAG CCCCACCTCATGAGCCAGGACATCCCTAAAGACTGGGACAAAAACCCTGTCAAGGTTTTGGTCGGCAAAAACTTTGAGGAGGTCGCCTTCAATCCCTCGAAGAACGTCTTTGTGGAATTCT ATGCACCATGGTGTGGACACTGCAAACAGCTGGCTCCAATCTGGGAGAAGCTGGGAGAGAAGTACAAGGACAGCGCCGACACTATTGTAGCCAAAATGGACTCCACAGCCAATGAGATTGAGGCTGTCAAAGTCCACAGTTTCCCCACTTTGAAGTTCTTCCCTGCAGGAGAAGAGCGCAAG GTGATCGACTACAACGGGGAGAGAACACTTGAGGGCTTCACCAAGTTCCTGGAGAGTGGCGGCAAAGAAGGCGGTGCCCCCGCAGGAGATGATGACGATGACCTGGAACCTGAG GACTTGGAAGACGTGGAGGACGACTCCGATAGTGAGGACGGCACTGACGACGACGGACACGATGAGTTGTAA